One Coffea arabica cultivar ET-39 chromosome 5c, Coffea Arabica ET-39 HiFi, whole genome shotgun sequence DNA window includes the following coding sequences:
- the LOC113690397 gene encoding uncharacterized protein — translation MMKSPKIPFQKISTPRTSMELTNVAKLIERKWNPIPLPHGTIPEPKGQDLDYVNVAHSHLIHFDWCKLDKLASGLTPFRVKHLLLRTQKDYVLSLEFFKWVELKNSSSITLQTHSIILHILTKNRKFKSAETILRRVIQLSLGSLDLPSKLFEALVYSYRICDSSPRVFDALFKTYAHLKKFRNATDTFSLMKEYGFLPTIESCNAYLSSLISLNRSDIALSFYKEMQRSHISPNVYTLNMVIGAFTKLGNTEKAVKVFKEMEKMNISPTVASYNTLIAGYCSQGLLSTSLKLKKLMEKNVLRPNEVTYNTLMNAFCKAGKLHEAGKLFKEMKTMDVAPNTISYNILIDGYSQAENSEMAGRLFEEMSVNGIKADIITYNALILGLCKEGKTRKAAYLVKELDREKFVPNSSTFSAIITGQCVRKNSERALQLYRSMIRTGCHPNKATLGMLISTFIENEDYDGAAMVLREMLERSISPDPGTLSELCNGLCKDGKEEVATSLCKGLEARHLMPESFQKT, via the coding sequence ATGATGAAGTCCCCAAAGATCCCATTTCAGAAAATTTCAACCCCAAGAACTTCTATGGAATTAACAAATGTGGCGAAATTGATAGAAAGGAAGTGGAATCCAATTCCTCTGCCACATGGAACCATCCCTGAACCTAAAGGCCAAGACCTTGATTATGTGAACGTTGCTCATAGTCATCTTATACATTTTGATTGGTGTAAGCTTGATAAATTGGCCTCTGGTTTGACCCCATTTCGAGTTAAGCATTTATTGTTGAGAACGCAAAAGGATTACGTTCTTTCACTTGAATTTTTCAAGTGGGTTGAACTCAAGAACTCGAGCTCAATTACCCTTCAAACACATTCCATCATTCTGCATATTCTTACTAAAAATAGGAAATTTAAGTCTGCTGAGACAATCCTTAGGAGAGTCATTCAATTGAGTTTGGGTTCATTGGATCTTCCTTCTAAATTGTTTGAGGCCTTAGTGTATTCCTATCGAATTTGTGATTCTTCACCCCGTGTTTTTGATGCATTGTTCAAGACTTATGCACATCTGAAGAAGTTTAGGAATGCCACAGACACATTTAGTCTTATGAAGGAATACGGGTTCTTGCCTACAATTGAGTCTTGCAATGCATACTTGAGCTCGTTGATTAGTTTGAATAGGTCTGATATTGCATTATCATTTTACAAAGAAATGCAAAGGTCCCATATTTCCCCAAATGTTTATACTCTTAACATGGTGATTGGTGCTTTCACCAAATTGGGGAATACAGAAAAGGCAGTTAAGGTGTTTAAGGAGATGGAGAAGATGAATATTAGTCCAACTGTCGCATCGTATAATACATTGATTGCAGGATACTGTAGTCAAGGTCTTCTGAGCACTAGTCTGAAGCTCAAGAAGCTCATGGAGAAGAATGTGCTCCGTCCAAATGAGGTTACGTACAACACCCTCATGAATGCTTTTTGCAAGGCAGGGAAGTTGCACGAAGCTGGTAAGCTTTTCAAGGAAATGAAAACCATGGATGTTGCTCCTAATACTATATCCTACAATATATTGATTGACGGTTACAGCCAAGCGGAGAACAGTGAGATGGCTGGTCGTCTTTTTGAGGAGATGTCAGTAAATGGTATTAAGGCAGATATAATCACTTACAATGCATTGATTTTGGGACTATGTAAAGAGGGAAAGACAAGGAAAGCTGCATATCTGGTGAAAGAGCTGGATAGAGAAAAATTTGTTCCAAACTCTTCTACCTTCTCTGCTATTATAACTGGGCAATGTGTTAGAAAGAACTCTGAGCGTGCTCTTCAACTCTACAGAAGCATGATAAGGACTGGTTGTCATCCAAACAAAGCAACACTGGGGATGCTGATATCCACTTTCATTGAGAATGAGGATTATGATGGAGCTGCTATGGTTTTGAGGGAGATGCTTGAGAGATCCATTTCCCCTGATCCAGGTACTTTATCAGAGCTTTGCAATGGACTTTGTAAAGATGGCAAAGAAGAAGTGGCAACCAGTTTGTGTAAAGGGTTAGAAGCTAGGCATCTCATGCcagaaagttttcaaaagacTTGA